A single Streptomyces sp. 2114.4 DNA region contains:
- the ndgR gene encoding IclR family transcriptional regulator NdgR: protein MDNSSGVGVLDKAALVLSALESGPATLAGLVAATGLARPTAHRLAVALEHHRMVARDMQGRFILGPRLSELAAAAGEDRLLATAGPVLTHLRDVTGESAQLYRRQGDMRICVAAAERLSGLRDTVPVGSTLPMKAGSAAQILMAWEEPERLHRGLQGARFTATALSGVRRRGWAQSIGEREPGVASVSAPVRGPSNRVVASVSVSGPIERLTRHPGRMHAQAVIDAAARLSEGLRRNG from the coding sequence ATGGACAACTCTAGCGGCGTCGGCGTTCTCGACAAGGCAGCTCTGGTATTGAGCGCTCTGGAGTCCGGTCCGGCCACCCTCGCCGGGCTGGTCGCGGCGACAGGGCTTGCGCGACCCACGGCCCACCGGCTGGCCGTGGCTCTGGAACACCACCGGATGGTGGCGAGGGACATGCAGGGCCGGTTCATCCTGGGCCCCCGCCTGTCCGAGCTGGCCGCGGCGGCCGGCGAGGACCGCCTGCTGGCCACGGCCGGCCCGGTGCTCACGCATCTGCGCGATGTGACGGGAGAAAGCGCCCAGCTCTACCGTCGGCAGGGCGATATGCGGATCTGCGTGGCGGCGGCGGAACGGCTGTCCGGATTGCGGGACACCGTCCCGGTCGGCTCCACGCTCCCCATGAAGGCGGGCTCGGCCGCCCAGATCCTGATGGCCTGGGAGGAGCCCGAGCGGCTGCACCGCGGTCTGCAGGGCGCACGCTTCACGGCCACCGCCCTCTCCGGCGTCCGGCGCCGCGGCTGGGCCCAGTCGATCGGCGAGCGCGAGCCGGGCGTGGCCTCGGTCTCCGCCCCCGTACGCGGCCCCTCCAACCGCGTGGTGGCCTCCGTATCGGTCTCCGGCCCGATCGAACGGCTCACCCGCCACCCCGGCCGGATGCACGCCCAGGCAGTCATCGACGCGGCGGCCCGCCTCTCCGA